The following are from one region of the Paraglaciecola sp. L1A13 genome:
- the relA gene encoding GTP diphosphokinase: MVAIRKVHESKRPPFDEWLDSLSLSDECKHKLRVVSDTPEILLVGQEMVEILHELHMDDETLQASMVYPYCQTHELTEEQIEEQFGVGIQKLITGVRRMDAIKSLHTRANSARKNDEEQIDNVRRMLLAMVEDVRAVVIKLAERICALQQVKYQDEETRVLVARECANIYAPLANRLGIGQLKWELEDLSFRYLRPETYMQIANLLDEKRTVRQQYIEDFVQELQAALDAQNIKAKVYGRPKHIYSIWKKMQKKHLSFEQLFDIRAVRIIADRLQDCYGALGVVHSNWQHIPREFDDYIATPKPNGYQSIHTVALGKENKTIEIQIRTAQMHQDAELGVAAHWRYKEGTSSSRSGYEERINWLRKILLWQEEVAESGDLVEELRSQVFDDRVYVFTPKGDVVDLPLGSTPLDFAYYIHSNVGHRCIGAKVGGRIVPFTYELRTGDQVDVLTGKELNPSRDWMHPGLGYVHSSRARAKIHTYFKKQDRDKNLTAGKEIFERELQKAGIENKDISAACSRYNMNTADDLYAAIGGGDIRLMQVVNYLLQLREPPSEIDPRIKPKKPQSDKFKKDTVVVEGVGNLMTQIAGCCQPLPGEPIQGYITQGRGVSVHREDCDQLSNLLDQHPEREIDVDWASNISASFQTYVQVFCSDRDGLLRDITTVLANEKIGLLGVNSASDVKSGLARISLRLEVKDLVGLSRVMTRIEGIKGVEMVQRTDN, encoded by the coding sequence CATAAGCTACGAGTGGTGTCTGATACGCCTGAAATACTCTTAGTCGGTCAGGAAATGGTAGAGATTCTGCATGAACTACACATGGATGACGAAACCCTTCAAGCCTCTATGGTTTATCCCTATTGCCAGACGCATGAATTAACCGAAGAACAAATTGAAGAGCAGTTTGGGGTAGGTATTCAAAAGCTTATCACTGGCGTTAGACGTATGGACGCAATTAAGTCTTTGCACACCCGAGCAAACAGTGCCCGTAAGAATGACGAAGAACAGATAGATAATGTTCGCCGTATGTTACTGGCCATGGTTGAGGATGTGCGTGCGGTGGTTATAAAGTTAGCTGAGCGCATTTGCGCTTTGCAGCAGGTCAAATACCAAGACGAAGAAACTCGAGTCTTAGTTGCACGCGAATGTGCAAACATATATGCCCCCTTGGCTAATCGCTTGGGGATTGGGCAGCTTAAATGGGAGTTAGAAGATCTCTCCTTTCGGTATTTACGCCCAGAGACCTACATGCAAATCGCTAATTTATTAGATGAAAAACGCACTGTTCGCCAACAATATATCGAAGATTTCGTACAAGAATTACAAGCTGCTTTAGACGCTCAAAATATCAAAGCTAAGGTTTACGGACGTCCTAAGCATATTTACAGCATCTGGAAAAAAATGCAGAAGAAGCATTTAAGCTTCGAGCAATTGTTTGATATTCGGGCTGTACGCATTATCGCCGATCGCTTGCAAGACTGTTACGGTGCACTTGGCGTAGTGCATTCGAATTGGCAACATATTCCGCGGGAATTTGACGATTATATTGCGACCCCCAAACCTAATGGTTACCAGTCAATACATACGGTGGCCTTAGGTAAAGAAAATAAAACGATTGAAATTCAGATTCGAACTGCTCAAATGCATCAAGACGCGGAGCTGGGTGTTGCGGCTCATTGGCGCTACAAAGAAGGAACAAGCAGCAGTCGTTCAGGCTATGAAGAGCGCATTAATTGGCTACGTAAAATCTTGCTATGGCAAGAAGAAGTCGCTGAGTCGGGCGATTTGGTTGAAGAACTTCGCAGTCAGGTATTTGATGATAGGGTTTATGTATTCACTCCCAAAGGGGATGTGGTAGATCTGCCGCTGGGCTCGACGCCACTGGATTTTGCATACTACATTCATAGCAATGTAGGGCATCGCTGTATTGGTGCAAAAGTCGGCGGACGCATAGTGCCTTTTACCTATGAGCTACGAACTGGCGACCAAGTTGACGTCTTAACGGGCAAAGAGCTAAATCCGAGCCGTGACTGGATGCATCCAGGCTTAGGATATGTGCATTCATCTCGAGCGCGGGCCAAAATTCACACCTATTTTAAAAAGCAAGACCGAGATAAAAACTTAACCGCGGGTAAAGAGATTTTTGAACGCGAATTGCAAAAAGCAGGTATCGAAAATAAGGATATTTCTGCAGCGTGTTCTCGTTACAACATGAATACAGCAGATGATTTATACGCTGCAATCGGCGGTGGTGATATTCGACTTATGCAGGTCGTAAACTATTTGTTGCAGCTTCGCGAACCACCATCAGAAATTGATCCAAGAATAAAGCCTAAAAAACCGCAATCCGATAAATTTAAGAAAGATACTGTGGTGGTCGAAGGGGTGGGCAATCTTATGACCCAAATTGCAGGTTGTTGCCAGCCGTTACCCGGAGAACCTATCCAGGGGTATATCACTCAAGGACGTGGGGTCAGCGTGCATCGAGAAGATTGCGATCAGTTAAGTAATTTATTGGATCAGCATCCTGAGCGCGAAATTGACGTGGATTGGGCTAGTAATATCAGCGCATCATTTCAAACTTACGTACAAGTTTTTTGCAGTGATAGAGACGGCTTGTTGCGAGATATCACCACTGTTTTAGCCAATGAAAAAATCGGTTTACTTGGGGTTAACAGTGCCAGTGACGTCAAATCGGGTTTAGCGCGTATATCATTGCGTTTAGAGGTTAAAGATTTAGTCGGTTTGTCCCGCGTTATGACACGTATTGAAGGGATAAAAGGCGTTGAGATGGTGCAAAGAACAGACAATTAA
- the mazG gene encoding nucleoside triphosphate pyrophosphohydrolase, whose amino-acid sequence MADSILENRLAQQDTKSSTQETALDELLNIMRQLRDPVSGCEWDKQQTFASVAPYTIEEAYEVADAIDKGDMEHIRDELGDLLFQVVFYAQIAQEQGEFTFDDVAKGIADKMRRRHPHIFAGPDGKKIPVQKGQWEQIKNQERIDAGKTEDNSLLANVPTGMSPLLRAQKLQQKCAKVGFDWPELAPVLDKLQEEIVEVLDEVNAPIPDQCAIEDEIGDVLFSVVNLARHVNVDAQTALRKASNKFEKRFRQVELIANQQGRAIIETPLTELEVFWQQAKELSS is encoded by the coding sequence ATGGCAGATTCAATTTTGGAAAATCGATTGGCACAGCAGGATACTAAGAGCAGCACACAAGAAACTGCGCTAGACGAGTTACTTAACATTATGCGCCAGTTAAGAGATCCGGTTTCTGGGTGCGAATGGGACAAACAGCAGACATTCGCAAGTGTTGCGCCTTATACCATTGAGGAAGCATACGAAGTTGCTGACGCTATTGATAAAGGGGATATGGAACATATCCGCGATGAGTTGGGCGACCTGCTATTTCAAGTGGTGTTCTACGCACAAATTGCACAAGAGCAAGGTGAGTTTACGTTTGATGATGTTGCTAAAGGCATTGCAGATAAGATGCGCCGACGTCACCCCCATATATTTGCCGGACCTGATGGCAAAAAAATACCTGTTCAAAAAGGGCAATGGGAGCAGATAAAAAACCAAGAGCGTATTGATGCGGGTAAAACGGAAGATAACAGTTTATTAGCAAACGTACCTACTGGGATGTCACCATTGCTCAGAGCACAAAAATTGCAGCAAAAATGTGCCAAGGTTGGCTTTGATTGGCCGGAGCTCGCTCCCGTGCTAGATAAATTGCAAGAAGAAATAGTTGAAGTGCTGGACGAAGTGAACGCGCCTATTCCCGATCAATGTGCAATTGAAGACGAAATTGGCGATGTGTTGTTTTCGGTGGTCAATTTGGCTCGTCATGTGAATGTTGATGCACAAACGGCATTACGCAAAGCGTCTAATAAGTTTGAGAAGCGCTTTAGACAGGTAGAATTAATTGCTAACCAACAAGGGCGAGCAATAATTG